Proteins co-encoded in one Harpia harpyja isolate bHarHar1 unplaced genomic scaffold, bHarHar1 primary haplotype scaffold_47a, whole genome shotgun sequence genomic window:
- the LOC128138470 gene encoding maestro heat-like repeat family member 5, whose product MHCIQAFLPSTEKDETQKMHFLQSIRTICRATRHQGSSQGLDVFCHGDELAGSIMVLLKEEPRDHLRTAVRQQAMLAISALSSMEMVPEHQKMRLLNACFSSVFCLPPKEDMQGLDTSLYHETLHAMDCMLQTLVLSSPASRLSQELQTILQMLLTFTKSQSAAARERAVRRIGMLIYLMARYSSLEAWRPFGREEDCPACYRGFHIPKLGQLLGHLILLSSCKDKDTSCAALDALYLLLIFLLQQRCSAWPEDSPQHQSVWGAAGTSCLSLHSTGDLTKAFGKYLKPGEKTDVILTAIEAMTDTSTSDKEGASSMLDEAMKDPDSWLMDVPKIMGSIHKNLEHICTEPARHSIDSLVLLLTSQYPSEVVISLLKYSKLDDSAALAVWKVLFSLLQPLEKVLRELHREYWKQRIHMLFGTMTEDSSILCLAIIAASNLPSETFAAAARFWESLRDESLEVISLVLQGLITLSQSPEMARKMKVLLEDILKTLQYVSEDIQMKALLVFRNVLGHMTREEASPIALKLAVKLLPLFSNASSQLRESSLRLFGDIMQMVVWRHRRQMRKNVQRGLLPLLFHMSDQTQSVAKDRCRNKTPLTEVPLPSSLPPALAAAQQLLRISVLLAGSMRYLRWWLPRVPAPGIESSSDSGPRRLFP is encoded by the exons aTGCACTGCATCCAGGCTTTCCTCCCGAGCACCGAAAAG GACGAGACCCAGAAGATGCATTTTCTCCAGAGCATCCGCACGATCTGCAGAGCCACCAGGCACCAGGGCTCGTCACAGGGCCTGGATGTCTTCTGCCACGGAGATGAGCTGGCAGGGAGTATCATG gtgctgctgaaagaggagcccagggatcACCTGCGCACGGCAGTGCGGCAGCAAGCCATGCTTGCCATCTCTGCCTTGAG ctcaATGGAGATGGTGCCGGAGCACCAAAAGATGCGCCTCTTAAACGCCTGCTTCAGCAGCGTCTTCTGCCTTCCTCCAAAAGAGGACATGCAGGGCTTGGACACTTCCCTCTACCACGAG accctgcACGCCATGGACTGCATGCTGCAGACGTTGGTACtcagctctcctgcctccagactcagccaggagctgcagacaATCTTGCAG atgctgctgacctTCACCAAGTCCCAGAGCGCGGCGGCGCGCGAGAGGGCCGTGAGGAGGATTGGGATGCTGATCTATTTGATGGCCAGATATTCCTCACTGGAG GCCTGGCGCCCCTTTGGAAGAGAGGAGGACTGCCCTGCCTGCTACAGAGGCTTCCATATCCCCaagctgggacagctgctgggacatCTCATCCTTCTCAGCTCTTGCAAGGACAAAGACACCAGCTGTGCCGCCTTGGATGCTCTTTACCTCCTCTTGATATTCCTCCTGCAGCAAAGAT GCAGTGCGTGGCCAGAGGATAGTCCACAGCACCAAAGCGTGTGGGGAGCTGCCGGCACCTCCTGTCTTTCTTTGCACAGCACCGGGGACTTGACCAAG GCGTTTGGAAAATACCTCAAACCTGGGGAGAAGACAGATGTCATCCTCACGGCCATCGAGGCCATGACAGACACCAGCACTTCTGACAAGGAGGGGGCCAGCAGCATGCTGGATGAAGCCATGAAAGACCCTGACTCCTGGCTGATGGAC GTGCCAAAGATCATGGGCAGCATCCACAAAAACCTGGAGCACATCTGCACGGAGCCAGCCAGGCACAGCATAGACTCACTGGTTCTCCTGCTGACCAGCCAGTACCCCAGCGAAGTGGTCATAAGCCTGTTGAAGTACTCTAAACTAGATGACAG tgctgccctggcCGTGTGGAAGGTGTtgttctccctgctccagcctttgGAGAAGGTCTTGAGGGAGCTGCACAGAGAATACTGGAAGCAGCGGATCCACATGCTGTTTGGCACCATGACAGAGGACAGCAGCATCCTCTGCCTGGCC ATAATCGCCGCCAGCAACCTTCCATCAGAGACCTTTGCTGCCGCGGCCCGTTTCTGGGAGTCTTTGAGGGATGAGAGCCTGGAGGTGATCTCGCTGGTGCTCCAAGGCCTCATCACGCTGTCGCAGAGCCCCGAGATG gcaagaaaaatgaaggtcCTGCTGGAAGACATTCTGAAGACCCTGCAGTATGTCAGTGAAGATATCCAGATGAAGgccctgcttgtcttcagaaacgTACTGGGTCATATGACGAGGGAGGAGGCCAGTCCCATCGCTCTGAAGCTGGCAGTGAAGCTCCTGCCGCTCTTCAGCAAC GCgtccagccagctgcgagagTCCTCCCTCCGCCTCTTCGGAGACATCATGCAGATGGTGGTGTGGAGACACAGGAGACAAATGAGGAAGAACGTGCAGCGGGGCCTGCTCCCACTGCTCTTTCACATGAGTGACCAGACCCAGAGTGTGGCCAAG GATCGCTGCAGGAACAAAACCCCGCTCACCGAGGTCCCCTTGCCCTCCagtctgcccccagccctggcagccgcTCAGCAGCTCTTGAGGATCTCTGTTCTGCTAGCTGGCAGCATGAGATACCTGAGGTGGTGGCTGCCCCGTGTCCCTGCCCCGGGAATTGAATCCAGTTCAGACTCGGGCCCCCGCCGCCTCTTCCCATAA